In Diorhabda sublineata isolate icDioSubl1.1 chromosome 4, icDioSubl1.1, whole genome shotgun sequence, a single window of DNA contains:
- the LOC130443038 gene encoding uncharacterized protein LOC130443038 — protein sequence MENNRQTTRNSVNTELTSTQINAVEDMVVVPSSSQAEDTSSMATSEVTNNIQTPLIINGAGMHLERPRVILVANSIIRHCSPQLVHIINPNPHVHIGEEDVNNTFHRRCIELKYELLKRKLNLLKLKRDGLAKQFDTRMKLLKTRIYFEKKKLYIFRKKYRC from the exons ATGGAGAATAATCGGCAAACAACTCGAAATTCTGTCAATACAGAATTAACATCAACTCAAATTAATGCTGTTGAAGATATGGTAGTTGTACCATCTAGTTCGCAGGCAGAAG ATACTTCCTCTATGGCTACTTCTGAGGtaacaaataatattcaaaCGCCTTTAATCATCAATGGTGCTg GTATGCATTTAGAAAGACCAAGGGTGATACTAGTCGCTAATTCAATAATAAGACACTGCTCTCCTCAATTGGTACACATCATAAACCCAA ATCCTCATGTGCATATAGGAGAAGAAGATGTAAACAACACTTTCCATCGCCGTTGTATTGAACTGAAATATGAACTTTTGAAacgaaaattaaatttattaaaactcaAAAGAGACGGTCTAGCTAAACAATTCGATACAAGAATGAAACTTCTCAAAACTCgtatttattttgagaaaaagaaactatatatatttcgtaaaaaatataggtgttaa